Proteins encoded by one window of uncultured Draconibacterium sp.:
- a CDS encoding DUF4199 domain-containing protein: MENNSSPLLKSSLTYGIYAALISIFISVVIWAGGLMESMGMFGSAILGVLSLVISFVVMLVFTKNYRNKEFEGYISFAEAFKFAILVSIVSTIILLVYNYIFHSFIAPDYMENLMATMQQKTLEFMESRGVPDSSIDQAMKQFEEVPTIAKTLRQTLLSGLIGGAIVSLIVAAIVKKKVEDSY; encoded by the coding sequence ATGGAAAACAATTCTTCTCCACTATTAAAATCATCGTTAACCTATGGTATTTATGCAGCTCTGATTTCAATATTTATTAGTGTTGTTATTTGGGCTGGTGGCCTAATGGAATCAATGGGAATGTTTGGTTCCGCAATTCTTGGTGTCCTATCGCTTGTTATTTCTTTTGTTGTGATGTTGGTGTTCACCAAGAATTACAGAAACAAAGAATTTGAAGGATATATTAGTTTTGCTGAAGCCTTTAAGTTTGCCATTTTAGTTTCAATTGTGTCAACAATCATTTTATTAGTTTACAATTATATCTTTCATAGCTTTATTGCTCCCGATTACATGGAAAACCTAATGGCAACCATGCAGCAAAAAACATTGGAATTTATGGAAAGCAGAGGTGTTCCTGACTCAAGCATCGATCAAGCCATGAAGCAATTTGAAGAAGTTCCTACCATCGCAAAAACATTACGTCAAACTTTATTATCGGGTCTAATCGGTGGTGCCATAGTTTCGCTTATTGTTGCAGCGATTGTTAAAAAGAAAGTTGAAGACTCGTATTAA
- a CDS encoding V-type ATP synthase subunit K, which produces MTTAVILAYIGLAIMLIFSGIGSAVGVSKGGNATVGALKKKPDKFGSYLLLSALPGTQGLYGFAGFFIINSQGIITTEMTMLQGVAIMAAGLTLGFVGFFSALNQGGVTSNGIAGIGSGHDIFGKTMVLAVFPELYAIIAFAATFLISMSL; this is translated from the coding sequence ATGACAACTGCAGTAATTTTAGCTTATATCGGTTTAGCAATAATGCTTATATTTTCAGGAATTGGGAGTGCTGTTGGAGTTTCGAAAGGAGGAAATGCCACAGTTGGCGCGTTAAAAAAGAAACCCGACAAATTTGGTAGTTACCTGTTATTAAGCGCATTGCCCGGAACACAAGGTTTGTACGGTTTTGCCGGATTTTTTATCATTAACAGCCAGGGAATTATTACAACTGAGATGACCATGTTACAGGGAGTAGCAATAATGGCTGCCGGTTTAACACTTGGTTTTGTTGGTTTTTTCTCGGCACTGAATCAGGGTGGTGTAACATCAAATGGTATTGCTGGCATCGGCTCGGGGCACGATATTTTTGGAAAAACGATGGTGTTAGCAGTATTTCCGGAATTGTATGCAATTATTGCTTTCGCGGCTACTTTTTTGATTAGTATGAGTTTGTAA
- a CDS encoding V-type ATPase 116kDa subunit family protein — MIVPMLKYTFLVYHREYEDFLIELCRLGVVHIAERNVELSDEIKQKYTELNAYKKAINFLEKREVKTPHKTKESSAQELLIDIAKKQKELEELEAQLESLNKTALKAQPWGNYSPELIEQLKNEGIYLLFFSTAKKKYTEIEETGHPVVVISETGNQVVFVYIQQNEQNVDIEAEPIELPLLPYSVIEHQINETTEQIKAINETFDSYANNSIYVLEEEKTKLIRSLKFDNVLRNTEKEAEEKLMILEGWAPQSKTPALNQFLKDSDAIYITRKAKPDDKIPVLLKNNRFSKLFEPIGSMFSLPDYAELDLTVFFAPFFMLFFGFCLGDAGYGLLFLIGAGLYKLKAKSELKPYLSLIQFLGAATILFGAISGTFFGINLIETNFSLTENIQHLFLNPDKMFNLSLILGGVQIIFGLFIKAANQTKQYGFSYALSTYGWLVILIGSIFYVVLSSTGIIPKNTTILYLIIALGGFFVLFFSDPGVNVFARIGKGVWDVYSTVTGIFGDLLSYIRLFALGLSSAILGFVINDIGLQILGASKVLGPVFFVLFLLLGHTLNILISSLGSFVHPMRLTFVEFYKSAGFKGGGEEYQPFGMNDKCNNKL; from the coding sequence ATGATTGTTCCGATGTTAAAATACACGTTTTTGGTATATCACAGAGAATACGAAGATTTTCTGATTGAACTATGCCGACTGGGCGTTGTGCATATTGCCGAGCGAAATGTTGAACTTTCTGATGAAATCAAACAAAAATACACAGAACTAAACGCATATAAAAAGGCCATTAACTTTCTGGAGAAAAGGGAAGTTAAAACACCGCACAAAACAAAAGAAAGTTCTGCACAGGAACTTCTTATCGATATTGCTAAAAAGCAAAAAGAACTGGAAGAGCTGGAAGCACAACTTGAGTCGTTGAACAAAACGGCACTAAAGGCACAACCTTGGGGTAATTATTCTCCGGAATTGATTGAGCAACTAAAAAACGAGGGGATTTATTTGCTGTTTTTTAGTACCGCCAAAAAGAAATATACAGAAATAGAAGAGACTGGTCATCCGGTTGTTGTCATTTCTGAAACAGGGAACCAGGTCGTTTTTGTATACATTCAACAAAACGAACAAAACGTTGACATTGAAGCCGAACCGATTGAACTGCCGCTTCTACCCTATTCTGTGATTGAGCACCAAATAAATGAAACCACAGAACAAATTAAAGCGATTAACGAAACTTTTGACAGCTACGCCAACAACTCCATTTATGTACTGGAAGAAGAAAAAACAAAATTAATTCGATCGCTGAAATTTGACAATGTACTGCGAAATACAGAAAAAGAGGCAGAAGAAAAATTAATGATTCTTGAAGGCTGGGCTCCGCAAAGTAAAACACCGGCACTTAATCAATTTTTAAAAGACAGCGATGCAATATACATAACGCGTAAAGCAAAACCCGATGATAAAATTCCGGTGTTGCTAAAAAACAATCGTTTTAGCAAACTCTTCGAACCCATTGGTTCCATGTTTTCGCTTCCCGATTATGCAGAGCTCGACTTAACCGTGTTTTTCGCACCTTTTTTTATGCTGTTCTTTGGCTTTTGCCTTGGCGATGCCGGCTACGGTTTGCTGTTTTTAATTGGCGCAGGTTTGTATAAACTAAAGGCCAAATCCGAACTTAAACCGTATTTAAGCCTGATACAGTTTTTAGGCGCGGCAACAATTCTGTTCGGTGCAATTTCGGGGACTTTCTTTGGTATCAACCTCATCGAAACAAATTTTTCACTAACAGAAAATATACAGCATCTTTTTCTTAATCCGGATAAGATGTTCAACTTATCGCTGATACTGGGTGGGGTACAAATAATCTTTGGCCTTTTTATTAAAGCGGCTAACCAAACCAAACAATATGGTTTCAGCTATGCGTTGTCCACTTATGGCTGGTTAGTTATTCTAATCGGCAGCATTTTTTACGTAGTCCTTTCATCAACCGGAATAATACCAAAAAACACAACGATTTTATATCTCATAATTGCTTTGGGAGGATTCTTTGTATTGTTCTTCAGCGATCCGGGTGTTAATGTTTTTGCCCGCATTGGCAAAGGTGTTTGGGATGTATACTCAACCGTTACCGGAATTTTTGGCGACCTGCTATCGTACATCCGTTTGTTTGCACTTGGCTTATCGAGTGCCATCCTTGGTTTTGTTATCAACGATATTGGCTTACAAATTCTTGGTGCCTCAAAGGTATTAGGTCCGGTATTTTTTGTTCTGTTTCTTTTGCTGGGGCACACATTAAATATACTTATTTCATCGTTGGGTTCGTTTGTACACCCCATGCGTTTAACCTTTGTTGAATTCTACAAAAGTGCCGGTTTTAAGGGTGGTGGCGAAGAATATCAACCGTTTGGAATGAATGATAAATGCAACAATAAACTTTAA
- a CDS encoding V-type ATP synthase subunit D — protein sequence MAVKFQYNKTSLHNLNKQLKIRLKALPTLKNKEAALRLEVKKAKDQTVDLEEQLQRRLSSQELSAGLWNEFLPDLINIENVKVSGKKIAGVSIPVIEEIIFKEQDFSLFSNPDWFPAGISFIKELANIVTEREFYSRKMALLDRARKKTTQKVNLYEKVQIPGYEDAIRKIKRFLEDEENLSKSAQKIVKKRQQKQKTATV from the coding sequence TTGGCTGTAAAATTTCAATATAACAAAACATCCCTTCATAACCTGAACAAGCAGTTAAAGATCAGGTTAAAGGCTTTGCCTACGCTAAAAAACAAGGAAGCGGCACTTCGTCTGGAAGTAAAAAAAGCTAAAGACCAAACCGTAGATCTTGAGGAACAACTGCAAAGAAGGCTGAGTAGTCAGGAGCTTTCGGCAGGATTGTGGAACGAGTTTTTACCCGATTTGATAAATATTGAAAATGTTAAAGTTTCGGGCAAAAAAATTGCCGGCGTTTCCATTCCGGTTATTGAGGAAATAATTTTTAAGGAACAAGATTTTAGTCTTTTTTCAAATCCCGATTGGTTTCCGGCGGGAATATCGTTCATAAAAGAACTGGCCAATATTGTTACCGAACGCGAATTTTATTCACGAAAAATGGCACTGCTTGATCGCGCACGTAAAAAAACAACACAGAAAGTAAATCTGTACGAAAAAGTTCAGATTCCGGGCTATGAAGATGCAATCCGGAAAATTAAACGCTTTTTGGAAGACGAGGAAAACCTTTCGAAATCGGCACAAAAGATTGTAAAAAAACGACAGCAAAAACAAAAAACAGCAACGGTATGA
- a CDS encoding universal stress protein encodes MENQLVTILRISTPQLGSFVKDKLEEHGIEVFFTNEGMTPGERYNPDEVLLKVKARQSEKVIARLLQLHKDYDLDKVKDDVSFSNLRKILLPVKLSEDCIDLCKYAIGLALKENAEIKILYVYPDPNFNEPSRHTASWEKHVKMQLKEAHEKAQLKLVNFSRELKKQVPPELFNGVKLHYRMLKGTPENVITAACKRYNPDIILMGTKARKNADGEFRGKTLIKVIEQTQHSVLAVPLSAVFKGKEQINVMYSTDFYESDNTSLNKLLKILEPFKKKIYCVHFDMHNDPQHQEKVVELNAMLEKDYSKQNIRCELFESKDLIKGIEEFIESKDIDIISLSKIKHSGFYKLFHSDLVSTLIKKINVPILVFPV; translated from the coding sequence ATGGAAAATCAATTAGTTACAATCCTTCGGATTTCAACACCTCAGCTGGGATCTTTTGTAAAAGATAAGCTGGAGGAACACGGGATTGAAGTATTTTTCACCAACGAGGGAATGACCCCGGGTGAGCGATACAATCCCGATGAAGTGTTACTAAAAGTAAAGGCCAGACAATCGGAAAAAGTCATTGCCCGACTTTTGCAGTTACATAAAGATTACGATCTTGATAAGGTAAAAGACGACGTAAGCTTTTCCAATCTCAGAAAGATTTTACTTCCGGTAAAACTTAGCGAAGATTGCATTGACCTTTGCAAATATGCCATTGGATTGGCATTAAAAGAAAATGCTGAGATAAAAATACTTTACGTTTATCCCGATCCGAATTTTAACGAACCCAGCAGACACACTGCATCATGGGAGAAACACGTTAAAATGCAATTAAAAGAAGCGCACGAAAAAGCGCAACTGAAACTGGTAAACTTTAGCAGAGAGCTAAAGAAACAGGTTCCACCGGAGCTTTTTAATGGGGTAAAATTACACTACCGTATGTTAAAAGGCACGCCTGAAAATGTGATTACAGCTGCCTGTAAACGTTATAACCCGGATATAATTTTGATGGGAACCAAAGCCCGCAAAAATGCCGATGGCGAATTTCGAGGGAAAACACTGATTAAGGTGATTGAACAAACCCAACACTCCGTTTTGGCCGTTCCGCTCTCAGCTGTTTTTAAAGGCAAAGAACAGATAAATGTTATGTATTCTACCGATTTTTACGAATCAGATAATACCTCACTTAACAAATTACTGAAGATCCTGGAGCCGTTCAAAAAGAAAATTTACTGCGTACATTTCGATATGCATAATGATCCGCAACACCAGGAAAAAGTGGTTGAACTAAACGCGATGCTGGAAAAGGATTACAGCAAACAAAACATCAGATGTGAACTTTTTGAAAGTAAAGATCTAATAAAAGGAATTGAAGAATTTATTGAAAGCAAAGACATCGATATTATTTCGCTTTCAAAAATTAAACATTCCGGGTTTTACAAATTGTTCCACTCCGACCTGGTTTCTACACTCATAAAAAAAATAAATGTTCCAATACTGGTTTTTCCGGTGTGA
- a CDS encoding V-type ATP synthase subunit B, whose amino-acid sequence METTAFQKIHTKVDQITKATCSLHATGVGNEEMAMVNDRLAQVVKIEGDLVTLQVFSGTEGIPTNAEVVFLGHAPQLAVGDELAGRFFNAYGQPIDGGPEVDGKLIEIGGPSVNPVRRKQPSELIATGIAGIDLNNTLVTGQKIPFFADPDQPYNQVMAMVALRAKADKIILGGMGITNDDYLFFKNLFENAGAIDRIISFVNTTEDPPVERLLVPDMALSAAEYFAVEKNQNVLVLLTDMTLYADALSIVSNRMDQIPSKDSMPGSLYSDLAKLYEKAVQFPDGGSITIIAVTTLSGGDITHAIPDNTGYITEGQLFLRKETDIGKVIIDPFRSLSRLKQLVIGKKTREDHPQVMNAAIRLYADAANAKTKIENGFDLTDYDKRTMSFAKDYANELLAIDINIEINTMIDTAWKLFDKYFSQAETGIKAELVEKYGKTDKVKH is encoded by the coding sequence ATGGAAACTACTGCTTTTCAGAAAATACATACCAAAGTTGACCAGATAACAAAAGCTACCTGCTCGTTGCACGCTACAGGGGTTGGCAATGAAGAGATGGCAATGGTAAACGACCGGTTGGCGCAGGTTGTGAAAATTGAAGGCGATTTGGTAACATTGCAGGTTTTCTCAGGTACCGAAGGAATTCCGACCAATGCCGAAGTGGTATTTTTGGGGCATGCACCACAACTGGCAGTTGGCGATGAACTGGCGGGCCGTTTTTTTAATGCCTATGGCCAACCGATAGATGGCGGTCCCGAAGTTGATGGTAAGCTGATAGAAATTGGAGGCCCCTCGGTAAATCCTGTACGCCGAAAACAACCGTCGGAATTAATTGCCACAGGAATTGCCGGAATAGACCTGAATAACACACTGGTTACCGGGCAGAAAATCCCGTTTTTTGCCGATCCTGATCAACCATACAATCAAGTTATGGCCATGGTAGCATTGCGTGCCAAAGCCGATAAAATTATCCTGGGTGGCATGGGAATTACCAACGATGATTACCTGTTTTTCAAAAACCTGTTTGAAAATGCCGGTGCCATCGACCGCATTATCAGTTTTGTAAATACCACCGAAGACCCACCTGTTGAGCGTTTATTGGTTCCGGATATGGCACTTTCGGCTGCCGAATATTTTGCAGTGGAAAAAAACCAGAATGTGTTGGTTCTGCTAACCGATATGACTTTATATGCCGATGCACTAAGTATCGTATCGAACCGGATGGACCAAATCCCGTCGAAAGACAGTATGCCCGGCTCGTTGTATAGCGATCTGGCCAAATTGTATGAAAAAGCAGTACAATTCCCCGATGGAGGATCGATAACAATTATTGCAGTTACTACACTTTCGGGGGGCGATATTACACATGCCATTCCCGACAACACCGGGTATATTACCGAAGGACAACTATTCCTTCGTAAAGAAACCGATATTGGCAAGGTGATCATCGATCCGTTCAGAAGTTTATCGCGCTTAAAACAATTGGTAATTGGCAAAAAAACACGTGAAGACCATCCGCAGGTAATGAATGCAGCTATTCGGTTATATGCCGATGCGGCCAACGCCAAAACTAAAATTGAAAATGGTTTCGACCTTACAGACTACGACAAGCGAACAATGAGTTTTGCAAAAGACTACGCCAACGAATTGCTTGCCATCGACATCAACATTGAAATAAACACAATGATTGATACTGCCTGGAAATTATTCGATAAATATTTCTCGCAAGCCGAAACAGGCATAAAAGCCGAACTGGTAGAGAAATATGGTAAAACAGATAAGGTAAAACATTAA
- a CDS encoding V-type ATP synthase subunit A has product MATTGIVAGIISNLVVVKVDGPVSQNEICYINHNEVKLMAEVIRIGSENAYIQVFESTRGLKTGTPVEFTGHMLEAILGPGILSKNFDGLQHDLDKMNGVFLQKGDYTHPLEVDKDWTFKPLVKTGEEVVPGSWLGEVAENWIAHKIMVPFTFKGDFKVKKIVVAGEYKITDTIAVLEDEDGNQHPVSMIQKWPVKIPIKTYKNKPRPAKFLETGIRVIDSLTPIVEGGTGFIPGPFGTGKTVLQHALSKQADADMIVVAACGERANEVVEIFAEFPELDDPRTGRKLMERTTIIANTSNMPVAAREASVYTAMTIAEYYRSMGLKILLLADSTSRWAQALREMSNRMEELPGPDAFPMDLPAIISNFYSRAGFVNLNNGETGSVTFIGTVSPAGGNLKEPVTEATKKAARCFYALSQNRADSKRYPAIDAVDSYSKYLEYPEYINYVSKNISPQWVENIMHARNILICGRDASEQINILGDDGVPIIYHETFWKSEVIDFVILQQDAFDKIDASTPIARQQYMLDKVLKINNTQFNFEHFEEVNPYFKKIINVLKQMNYSEFESEQFKKFEMELDEIINEKAIVETEKI; this is encoded by the coding sequence ATGGCTACAACAGGAATAGTTGCCGGAATTATATCGAATCTGGTGGTGGTTAAGGTTGATGGCCCGGTTTCGCAAAACGAAATCTGCTATATCAATCACAACGAGGTTAAATTAATGGCCGAAGTTATTCGCATTGGTTCAGAAAATGCCTATATCCAGGTTTTTGAAAGCACGCGCGGATTAAAAACCGGAACTCCGGTGGAGTTTACCGGCCACATGCTTGAAGCGATACTTGGCCCGGGAATATTGTCTAAAAATTTTGATGGCTTGCAGCACGACCTCGATAAAATGAATGGTGTATTTCTGCAAAAAGGCGATTACACCCATCCTTTGGAAGTTGATAAAGACTGGACTTTTAAACCACTTGTAAAAACAGGGGAAGAAGTTGTTCCCGGATCGTGGCTCGGAGAAGTTGCCGAGAACTGGATTGCGCATAAAATTATGGTTCCCTTTACTTTTAAAGGCGATTTTAAAGTGAAAAAAATAGTAGTTGCAGGCGAGTATAAAATTACCGATACCATAGCAGTTCTGGAAGACGAAGATGGCAATCAACACCCGGTTTCAATGATACAGAAATGGCCGGTTAAAATTCCGATAAAAACCTACAAAAATAAACCGCGCCCTGCTAAATTCCTTGAAACAGGAATACGAGTAATCGATAGCCTCACGCCAATAGTTGAAGGAGGAACAGGATTTATTCCGGGGCCATTTGGAACTGGCAAAACCGTTTTGCAACATGCCCTGTCGAAACAGGCTGATGCCGATATGATTGTAGTTGCAGCCTGTGGCGAACGAGCAAATGAAGTTGTAGAGATTTTTGCCGAATTCCCGGAACTTGACGACCCTCGAACCGGCCGTAAATTAATGGAACGAACAACCATTATCGCCAACACCTCGAATATGCCGGTTGCAGCACGCGAAGCATCTGTTTACACTGCGATGACAATTGCTGAATATTACCGCTCGATGGGATTAAAAATTTTATTGCTGGCCGATTCTACCTCACGCTGGGCGCAAGCATTGCGCGAAATGTCGAACCGAATGGAAGAACTTCCAGGCCCCGATGCTTTCCCGATGGACTTACCGGCAATTATTTCAAATTTCTATTCGAGAGCCGGTTTTGTAAATCTGAATAACGGAGAAACCGGATCGGTAACTTTTATAGGAACTGTTTCACCGGCAGGCGGAAACTTAAAAGAGCCGGTAACCGAAGCTACAAAAAAAGCAGCGCGATGTTTTTATGCACTGTCGCAAAACCGTGCCGACAGCAAACGATATCCGGCTATTGATGCAGTTGATAGCTACTCGAAATACCTTGAATACCCGGAATATATCAACTATGTTTCAAAAAACATTTCTCCGCAATGGGTAGAAAATATTATGCATGCCAGAAACATTCTGATTTGCGGACGTGATGCCAGCGAACAAATTAATATTCTGGGCGACGACGGAGTACCCATAATTTACCACGAGACATTTTGGAAATCAGAAGTGATCGATTTTGTAATTCTTCAACAGGATGCTTTCGACAAGATTGATGCATCAACACCAATCGCTCGTCAACAGTACATGCTCGACAAAGTACTTAAAATTAATAACACACAGTTTAATTTCGAGCATTTTGAGGAAGTAAATCCCTATTTCAAAAAAATTATAAACGTGCTAAAGCAAATGAATTATTCAGAATTTGAATCGGAACAGTTCAAAAAATTTGAAATGGAATTAGATGAAATTATAAATGAAAAAGCAATCGTTGAAACGGAAAAAATATAA
- a CDS encoding DUF2764 family protein, whose amino-acid sequence MLIKREYHCLIAGLPDLFFDENKTTVTSSVFREELQLQLSPSDYKLVEYLFLPFDNWNLLNIISENNNAYFYPGTISKKDFEFQFSPENEKIQLPEYMIEFLSRMKDKELKQTNLEGENILTTLFYEYALSCPNLFLKNWFRFELNLKNVLTAFNCKKHNYDTETQLIKIKAEEEVYSFLIDNRLKADYFEELIPFHEELFKIADSNTDLIEKEKAVDKIKWNYLEENTFFHFFTIEKILAFTIKLLMIERWMKLDKETGKELLDKLIDELITSYEFPAEFSLTK is encoded by the coding sequence ATGCTGATAAAAAGAGAATATCATTGTTTAATTGCCGGGCTTCCCGACTTGTTCTTCGATGAGAACAAAACAACAGTTACCAGCAGTGTATTCAGGGAAGAACTGCAACTCCAGCTTAGTCCATCCGACTACAAGTTGGTTGAGTACCTCTTTTTACCTTTCGACAACTGGAACCTGCTTAACATTATTTCAGAGAACAACAATGCGTATTTCTATCCAGGAACAATTTCGAAAAAAGACTTTGAATTCCAGTTTTCGCCTGAAAACGAAAAGATTCAGTTGCCGGAATACATGATTGAATTCTTGAGCCGGATGAAAGACAAAGAACTTAAGCAAACTAATTTAGAAGGGGAAAATATACTTACAACCTTGTTTTATGAGTATGCGCTTAGTTGCCCAAATTTATTTTTAAAGAATTGGTTCCGATTCGAGCTTAACCTGAAAAATGTACTCACTGCTTTCAACTGCAAAAAACACAATTACGATACGGAAACGCAATTAATTAAAATCAAAGCGGAAGAAGAGGTATATTCTTTTCTTATAGATAACAGACTTAAAGCCGACTATTTTGAAGAGCTTATCCCCTTTCATGAAGAACTTTTCAAAATTGCCGATTCGAATACAGATCTTATTGAAAAAGAAAAAGCAGTTGACAAAATCAAGTGGAATTACCTTGAAGAGAACACCTTCTTCCACTTTTTTACCATTGAAAAAATACTGGCATTTACAATAAAACTGCTAATGATTGAGCGCTGGATGAAACTGGATAAAGAAACGGGCAAGGAGTTGCTGGACAAACTAATAGATGAATTAATAACGAGTTATGAATTCCCGGCGGAATTCAGTTTAACTAAATAA
- a CDS encoding V-type ATP synthase subunit E, translating to MTDRIEEITQKIYNEGITKAKSDADKLIAEAKEKAEAILLSAKETKEEIIHNAKIKAEEEKKRNEAELQLAARQFISELKQQITSLISLAQIEAPVNDAFNDSDFIKNIILTLIEKWDPNSRENIDLHMLLSPDNQKELSAFLQSKATDAMNKGVEFSVDPKLKSGFRIGPKDGSYLISFTAQDFTNYFKQYFKDGTKKLLFDTVDPE from the coding sequence ATGACTGACCGCATTGAGGAAATAACGCAAAAAATCTATAACGAAGGTATTACTAAAGCCAAAAGCGATGCAGATAAGTTAATTGCTGAAGCAAAAGAAAAAGCCGAAGCAATTCTTCTCTCGGCAAAAGAAACAAAGGAAGAGATTATCCATAACGCCAAAATAAAGGCCGAAGAAGAAAAAAAACGTAACGAAGCCGAATTACAACTGGCTGCCCGCCAATTTATAAGTGAACTAAAACAGCAAATCACTTCACTTATCAGCCTCGCCCAGATTGAAGCACCTGTTAATGATGCTTTCAACGACAGCGATTTTATCAAAAACATCATTCTAACATTAATCGAAAAATGGGATCCGAACTCCCGGGAAAATATAGATTTACACATGCTTCTTTCTCCCGATAATCAGAAGGAACTGTCTGCATTTCTGCAATCAAAAGCCACTGATGCCATGAATAAAGGAGTTGAATTTTCAGTGGATCCTAAATTGAAGTCTGGTTTCAGAATTGGACCAAAGGATGGCAGTTACCTTATCAGTTTTACCGCACAAGACTTTACAAATTATTTTAAACAATACTTTAAAGACGGAACAAAAAAATTATTATTTGACACCGTTGATCCAGAGTAA
- a CDS encoding universal stress protein has translation MNYRSNSILAHIPQNRDGERVLKQALFFTNALNMRIFLLDVIKTGSFFLHNPKSKKNQIRHQGALNRFTDFVKKSIGTDIPNNIILRIGWGKIINTLIVESERGGYDFVMIDKSEHANNEHLSRADVSRYISKSYCPVLSVNKEYPLTEIKSIVVPIDISQHTKKRLYWATFFAKRLKAKIHIVSALYINIEERKSLAFKNAEKIKKMLENRGIECEVKILKVHDQENHTAVLNYIEEVNAGMIIIRTHQESRFTGKKIGTFVSEIVHGCKKPVFTVGGVTQKYDLDAI, from the coding sequence ATGAACTATAGATCGAATAGTATTCTGGCACACATCCCTCAAAACCGAGATGGCGAACGCGTTTTAAAACAAGCATTGTTTTTTACCAATGCATTAAACATGCGCATCTTTCTCCTTGATGTTATAAAAACAGGATCGTTTTTTCTTCACAATCCAAAATCGAAAAAGAATCAGATTCGCCACCAGGGAGCATTGAACAGGTTTACAGATTTTGTAAAAAAAAGTATTGGCACTGATATCCCAAATAACATAATTCTGAGAATTGGATGGGGAAAGATTATTAATACTTTGATAGTTGAATCGGAACGTGGCGGATACGATTTTGTAATGATAGACAAAAGTGAACATGCTAACAACGAACATCTTTCACGCGCCGATGTAAGCCGTTATATCAGTAAATCGTATTGCCCGGTTCTCTCAGTTAACAAAGAATATCCACTTACAGAGATTAAAAGCATTGTAGTTCCTATTGATATTTCGCAGCACACCAAAAAACGATTGTATTGGGCTACTTTTTTTGCAAAAAGACTAAAAGCCAAAATTCACATTGTATCGGCACTTTATATTAATATCGAAGAGCGTAAAAGTTTGGCGTTCAAAAATGCAGAGAAGATTAAAAAGATGCTTGAAAACCGAGGTATTGAATGTGAAGTAAAGATTTTAAAAGTGCACGATCAGGAAAACCACACAGCAGTGCTGAATTATATTGAAGAAGTGAATGCCGGAATGATCATTATTCGTACGCACCAGGAATCACGGTTTACCGGTAAAAAAATTGGCACTTTTGTTTCGGAAATTGTGCACGGTTGTAAAAAACCGGTTTTTACAGTTGGCGGTGTAACTCAAAAATATGATCTGGATGCCATATAA